Proteins found in one Diorhabda sublineata isolate icDioSubl1.1 chromosome 9, icDioSubl1.1, whole genome shotgun sequence genomic segment:
- the LOC130448881 gene encoding nuclear receptor subfamily 2 group E member 1 isoform X2 — MVSFFHIKRRILDIPCKVCGDFSSGKHYNIFACDGCAGFFKRSIRRNRQYVCKAKEEGSCVIDKTHRNQCRACRLQKCQEAGMNKDAVQHERGPRNSTLRRQQMSNFFNEARERMMPSPPVSALNLAMPKPSTPPVFEGPFGFIAPAGFLCNTLVSFPRFPFPLRPISPPTVTNSSVVCEAAARLLFMNIQWTRTLPSFTSLSLSDQLLLLEESWRELFVLGASQFLPLTYLPHLIPPSFESSTNFLQRVQEFQDILVNIRQFQIDPQEYSCLKATILFKTNFDKPCTKLLNEPSKIAAIQDETQLTLNKYITSTHPGQPLRFGKLLLLLPTLKKVTGETIEELFFRKSIGNIPIQRILSDMYKSQTNM, encoded by the exons GTAGAATTTTGGATATACCTTGCAAAGTATGCGGAGACTTTTCTTCGggaaaacattacaatattttcgCTTGCGATGGATGTGCGGGATTTTTCAAAAGATCTATTAGAAGAAACAGACAATACGTTTGCAAAGCTAAAGAAGAAGGAAGTTGCGTTATAGATAAAACCCATAGGAATCAATGCCGGGCGTGCAGATTACAGAAATGTCAAGAAGCCGGAATGAATAAAGATG CCGTGCAGCACGAGAGGGGACCTCGAAACTCGACTTTGCGACGAcaacaaatgtcaaatttcttcAATGAAGCTAGAGAGAGAATGATGCCCTCACCACCTGTCAGCGCTTTAAATCTGGCCATGCCCAAACCTTCAACTCCACCCGTTTTTGAGGGTCCTTTCGGATTTATTGCGCCCGCCGGGTTTCTTTGTAATACTTTAGTCAGTTTTCCACGg TTTCCCTTTCCTCTACGACCAATATCACCACCGACGGTAACGAATTCTTCAGTAGTTTGTGAAGCGGCAGCCAGATTATTGTTCATGAATATACAATGGACGAGGACTCTTCCGTCATTCACATCCCTATCACTATCTGACCAATTACTCCTTTTGGAAGAAAGCTGGAGGGAGTTATTTGTATTAGGAGCGTCACAATTCCTTCCTTTGACTTATCTGCCACATTTAATTCCCCCTTCATTCGAATCTAGTACAAACTTTCTCCAAAGGGTACAAGAGTTTCAAGATATACTGGTAAACATCCGACAATTCCAAATAGATCCTCAAGAATATTCTTGTTTGAAGGcaacaattttgtttaaaacaaattttgataaaccttGTACTAAATTATTGAACGAACCGTCGAAAATAGCTGCCATTCAAGACGAAACTCAACTCactttaaacaaatatattaccAGCACGCATCCTGGACAGCCTTTGAGATTCGGTAAACTCCTATTGCTCCTTCcaactttgaaaaaagttacAGGGGAAACGATAGAAgaacttttttttagaaaatccaTCGGGAATATACCGATACAGAGAATTTTAAGCGACATGTACAAATCTCAAACAAATATGTGA
- the LOC130448881 gene encoding nuclear receptor subfamily 2 group E member 1 isoform X1, with translation MFNSNVQSVDIRNVDTHNMHLKPQSPTSSSRILDIPCKVCGDFSSGKHYNIFACDGCAGFFKRSIRRNRQYVCKAKEEGSCVIDKTHRNQCRACRLQKCQEAGMNKDAVQHERGPRNSTLRRQQMSNFFNEARERMMPSPPVSALNLAMPKPSTPPVFEGPFGFIAPAGFLCNTLVSFPRFPFPLRPISPPTVTNSSVVCEAAARLLFMNIQWTRTLPSFTSLSLSDQLLLLEESWRELFVLGASQFLPLTYLPHLIPPSFESSTNFLQRVQEFQDILVNIRQFQIDPQEYSCLKATILFKTNFDKPCTKLLNEPSKIAAIQDETQLTLNKYITSTHPGQPLRFGKLLLLLPTLKKVTGETIEELFFRKSIGNIPIQRILSDMYKSQTNM, from the exons GTAGAATTTTGGATATACCTTGCAAAGTATGCGGAGACTTTTCTTCGggaaaacattacaatattttcgCTTGCGATGGATGTGCGGGATTTTTCAAAAGATCTATTAGAAGAAACAGACAATACGTTTGCAAAGCTAAAGAAGAAGGAAGTTGCGTTATAGATAAAACCCATAGGAATCAATGCCGGGCGTGCAGATTACAGAAATGTCAAGAAGCCGGAATGAATAAAGATG CCGTGCAGCACGAGAGGGGACCTCGAAACTCGACTTTGCGACGAcaacaaatgtcaaatttcttcAATGAAGCTAGAGAGAGAATGATGCCCTCACCACCTGTCAGCGCTTTAAATCTGGCCATGCCCAAACCTTCAACTCCACCCGTTTTTGAGGGTCCTTTCGGATTTATTGCGCCCGCCGGGTTTCTTTGTAATACTTTAGTCAGTTTTCCACGg TTTCCCTTTCCTCTACGACCAATATCACCACCGACGGTAACGAATTCTTCAGTAGTTTGTGAAGCGGCAGCCAGATTATTGTTCATGAATATACAATGGACGAGGACTCTTCCGTCATTCACATCCCTATCACTATCTGACCAATTACTCCTTTTGGAAGAAAGCTGGAGGGAGTTATTTGTATTAGGAGCGTCACAATTCCTTCCTTTGACTTATCTGCCACATTTAATTCCCCCTTCATTCGAATCTAGTACAAACTTTCTCCAAAGGGTACAAGAGTTTCAAGATATACTGGTAAACATCCGACAATTCCAAATAGATCCTCAAGAATATTCTTGTTTGAAGGcaacaattttgtttaaaacaaattttgataaaccttGTACTAAATTATTGAACGAACCGTCGAAAATAGCTGCCATTCAAGACGAAACTCAACTCactttaaacaaatatattaccAGCACGCATCCTGGACAGCCTTTGAGATTCGGTAAACTCCTATTGCTCCTTCcaactttgaaaaaagttacAGGGGAAACGATAGAAgaacttttttttagaaaatccaTCGGGAATATACCGATACAGAGAATTTTAAGCGACATGTACAAATCTCAAACAAATATGTGA
- the LOC130448775 gene encoding probable beta-hexosaminidase fdl isoform X1, whose product MNSNIEVTAKILDSIEDSCFLDINHTQTKTTKCNYVVNIGILSMIIVIVFGYQYLSYENGIQQFTFGIISQASDSTISTYGCINNVCNLKVLKQNETQVNLESCKRDCLYSNLWPIPTTVGITNLSESSSRKNHITLSVTSPNNVKKDINRAFDTFMNYLPSSSRSDINLTDILIKINVSSEELRPTLQTDESYYISIEKNNKSVIVNIESESYFGARHALETLSQLIWFDETSENLQIYHGVEIKDKPAFPHRGLMVDTSRNFFPINKLLKVIDGMAANKLNVFHLHLTDSVSFPIVLPSNPWLAKYGAYSQKKTYTPDDIKGLIEYARIRGIRVILEIDTPSHVNEGWNRANTDTSKIIICGDEDVTNGHLNPDNPRTFQLLKSIYADLIQLGTDRETFHIGGDEVNLDCYEKTEAARKFDDVYDFWVDLNHKIFEVVGEAFRNETPKNLVIWSNDLTSYRLQNLKYSNNLVIQYWYGRLDPIIKNGNKIIFSTVGHWYLDCGFGPWKPSQDTGSCGPYTHWKVFYNYRPWENYPSYKKQFLGGETCLWSEQVDVDSLETRIWPRTAAFAERVWSDLPFFDPHNVVTRLSAQRDRLIQRNLQVAAIWPEWCTHHPGKC is encoded by the exons ATGAACAGTAATATAGAAGTTACTGCAAAAATATTGGATTCTATTGAGGATTCGTGTTTCCTTGATATAAATCACACACAAACTAAGACAACTAAATGTAATTATGTGGTTAATATCGGCATTTTATCAATGATAATTGTTATTGTGTTTGGTTATCAATATTTATCATACGAAAATGGAATTCAACAATTTACTTTTGGAATAATATCACAAGCGTCAG ATTCAACGATCTCAACATACGGATGTATAAATAATGTATGCAATCTAAAagtattaaaacaaaatgagACACAAGTCAATCTTGAATCGTGTAAAAGGGActgtttatattcaaatttgtgGCCAATTCCAACAACTGTCGGAATTACGAACCTATCGGAATCATCGTCTAGAAAAAATCACATAACTTTATCTGTTACAAGTCCGAATAATGTGAAAAAAGATATCAATAGAGCTTTTGACACGTTCATGAATTATTTACCATCTTCATCTAGATCAGATATTAATTTaactgatattttgataaaaataaatgttagtTCAGAAGAGCTTCGACCGACGTTACAAACCGATGAGAGCTactatatttcaatagaaaaaaacaacaaaagcgTGATTGTAAATATAGAATCGGAAAGTTATTTCGGCGCTAGACACGCTCTGGAAACTTTGAGTCAACTAATTTGGTTCGATGAAACGTCagaaaatcttcaaatttatcACGGCGTGGAAATAAAAGATAAACCCGCTTTTCCTCACCGTGGTCTTATGGTCGATACGTCCAGAAATTTTTTCCCAATTAACAAACTATTAAAAGTCATCGATGGTATGGCGGCCAACAAACTGAATGTTTTCCATTTGCACCTAACCGATTCCGTGAGTTTTCCCATAGTTTTACCTAGTAATCCTTGGTTGGCCAAATACGGAGCTTATAGCCAGAAGAAAACGTACACACCTGACGATATAAAAG GGTTGATAGAATACGCGAGAATACGAGGAATAAGGGTAATTCTAGAAATCGATACACCGAGTCACGTGAATGAAGGTTGGAATCGGGCTAATACGGATacaagtaaaataataatttgtggCGATGAGGACGTTACCAATGGTCATTTGAATCCCGACAACCCTCGAACTTTCCAATTGCTGAAATCGATTTATGCAGATCTAATTCAACTAGGAACCGATAGGGAAACGTTTCATATCGGAGGCGATGAAGTTAATTTAGATTGTTATGAGAAAACGGAAGCGGCTAGGAAATTTGACGACGTATACGACTTTTGGGTCGATCTGAATCATAAGATATTCGAAGTTGTCGGCGAAGCTTTTCGTAACGAAACACCAAAAAATCTGGTGATATGGTCGAACGATTTAACCAGCTACCGTTTacagaatttgaaatattctaataatttggTAATTCAATATTGGTACGGAAGGCTAGAtcctataataaaaaatggaaataaaattatattttccacTGTTGGACATTGGTATTTAGATTGTGGTTTCGGGCCTTGGAAACCGAGCCAAGATACTGGAAGTTGTGGTCCTTACACGCATTGGAAAGTTTTTTATAACTATAGACCTTGGGAAAATTATCCTTCatataaaaaacagtttctcGGTGGAGAAACGTGTCTTTGGAGCGAACAG GTTGACGTTGATTCATTGGAAACGAGAATATGGCCGCGTACTGCTGCGTTCGCTGAAAGGGTATGGAGTGACTTGCCCTTTTTTGACCCTCATAATGTCGTTACTCGATTGAGTGCTCAAAGAGATAGACTCATTCAAAGAAACCTACAAGTTGCTGCTATTTGGCCGGAATGGTGCACTCATCATCcaggaaaatgttga
- the LOC130448775 gene encoding probable beta-hexosaminidase fdl isoform X2 — MTSTFACHLAIFSTFIVLCDAFYVSQEKYKIEPFIEKNSTISTYGCINNVCNLKVLKQNETQVNLESCKRDCLYSNLWPIPTTVGITNLSESSSRKNHITLSVTSPNNVKKDINRAFDTFMNYLPSSSRSDINLTDILIKINVSSEELRPTLQTDESYYISIEKNNKSVIVNIESESYFGARHALETLSQLIWFDETSENLQIYHGVEIKDKPAFPHRGLMVDTSRNFFPINKLLKVIDGMAANKLNVFHLHLTDSVSFPIVLPSNPWLAKYGAYSQKKTYTPDDIKGLIEYARIRGIRVILEIDTPSHVNEGWNRANTDTSKIIICGDEDVTNGHLNPDNPRTFQLLKSIYADLIQLGTDRETFHIGGDEVNLDCYEKTEAARKFDDVYDFWVDLNHKIFEVVGEAFRNETPKNLVIWSNDLTSYRLQNLKYSNNLVIQYWYGRLDPIIKNGNKIIFSTVGHWYLDCGFGPWKPSQDTGSCGPYTHWKVFYNYRPWENYPSYKKQFLGGETCLWSEQVDVDSLETRIWPRTAAFAERVWSDLPFFDPHNVVTRLSAQRDRLIQRNLQVAAIWPEWCTHHPGKC, encoded by the exons ATGACATCGACGTTTGCATGCCATCTTGCGATTTTTTCAACGTTTATTGTACTGTGCGATGCTTTTTACGTGtctcaagaaaaatataaaatcgaaccttttatagaaaaaa ATTCAACGATCTCAACATACGGATGTATAAATAATGTATGCAATCTAAAagtattaaaacaaaatgagACACAAGTCAATCTTGAATCGTGTAAAAGGGActgtttatattcaaatttgtgGCCAATTCCAACAACTGTCGGAATTACGAACCTATCGGAATCATCGTCTAGAAAAAATCACATAACTTTATCTGTTACAAGTCCGAATAATGTGAAAAAAGATATCAATAGAGCTTTTGACACGTTCATGAATTATTTACCATCTTCATCTAGATCAGATATTAATTTaactgatattttgataaaaataaatgttagtTCAGAAGAGCTTCGACCGACGTTACAAACCGATGAGAGCTactatatttcaatagaaaaaaacaacaaaagcgTGATTGTAAATATAGAATCGGAAAGTTATTTCGGCGCTAGACACGCTCTGGAAACTTTGAGTCAACTAATTTGGTTCGATGAAACGTCagaaaatcttcaaatttatcACGGCGTGGAAATAAAAGATAAACCCGCTTTTCCTCACCGTGGTCTTATGGTCGATACGTCCAGAAATTTTTTCCCAATTAACAAACTATTAAAAGTCATCGATGGTATGGCGGCCAACAAACTGAATGTTTTCCATTTGCACCTAACCGATTCCGTGAGTTTTCCCATAGTTTTACCTAGTAATCCTTGGTTGGCCAAATACGGAGCTTATAGCCAGAAGAAAACGTACACACCTGACGATATAAAAG GGTTGATAGAATACGCGAGAATACGAGGAATAAGGGTAATTCTAGAAATCGATACACCGAGTCACGTGAATGAAGGTTGGAATCGGGCTAATACGGATacaagtaaaataataatttgtggCGATGAGGACGTTACCAATGGTCATTTGAATCCCGACAACCCTCGAACTTTCCAATTGCTGAAATCGATTTATGCAGATCTAATTCAACTAGGAACCGATAGGGAAACGTTTCATATCGGAGGCGATGAAGTTAATTTAGATTGTTATGAGAAAACGGAAGCGGCTAGGAAATTTGACGACGTATACGACTTTTGGGTCGATCTGAATCATAAGATATTCGAAGTTGTCGGCGAAGCTTTTCGTAACGAAACACCAAAAAATCTGGTGATATGGTCGAACGATTTAACCAGCTACCGTTTacagaatttgaaatattctaataatttggTAATTCAATATTGGTACGGAAGGCTAGAtcctataataaaaaatggaaataaaattatattttccacTGTTGGACATTGGTATTTAGATTGTGGTTTCGGGCCTTGGAAACCGAGCCAAGATACTGGAAGTTGTGGTCCTTACACGCATTGGAAAGTTTTTTATAACTATAGACCTTGGGAAAATTATCCTTCatataaaaaacagtttctcGGTGGAGAAACGTGTCTTTGGAGCGAACAG GTTGACGTTGATTCATTGGAAACGAGAATATGGCCGCGTACTGCTGCGTTCGCTGAAAGGGTATGGAGTGACTTGCCCTTTTTTGACCCTCATAATGTCGTTACTCGATTGAGTGCTCAAAGAGATAGACTCATTCAAAGAAACCTACAAGTTGCTGCTATTTGGCCGGAATGGTGCACTCATCATCcaggaaaatgttga